In Uranotaenia lowii strain MFRU-FL chromosome 2, ASM2978415v1, whole genome shotgun sequence, one genomic interval encodes:
- the LOC129742430 gene encoding uncharacterized protein LOC129742430, with amino-acid sequence MTSELKDLKKQEKQIKSTFDGIRKFLDQYKAERHEAQIATRLEMLDASMKKFYTVQRKLEIVQEEEDEETKETPEQRLERQQKRDDASAVQTYFFEDTFCDLKASLKSLLPLETDRSIVTSQPSIPTSNLPGTNPRVKLPEIRLPSFGGQTREWVTFRDTFRSLIHLNDQLSTMDKFTYLRSSLTGDAFQEIGSVDVTAANYSVAWDLLQKRYENKKLIVKAHLDALFSIEPIRRESFEALSQLIAEYDRNLLQLEKIGEETGSWSTILSYMVCSRLDSSTLRLWEAHHASKEVPAYDDLMDFLRQQCAVLQSIAPVKPIMIEHKHPRFSVSHTTVRSSNRCPFCGDEQHSAFKCQKFLKMKVPERHEKVKRNGLCFNCLSSSHMLRACTRGHCRQCQHKHHTLLHPVKVNSAPTPNNPHVPNRPSELTNLQQQQQQQQQHPHAQNTTTPTNQRSAQSSSYPVTLLSNPLHTTDPLFNTHALPINTYTSIHQVLLSTALVRVTDQHGNSLLARALLDSCSEYCFMTTNLFKKLELVEASSFLSVAGIGGSVARSNKRVHATILPRDDNISSYQKIIELHVLPKLTSKLPTQSVSLEQLNIPADITLADPEFYEPGPIDLIIGAEYYYDLLADGRRKLDEDGPTLQQTVFGWVISGRVPNSHQVVPRSVAHPCSNVELRETLTRFWELESCISKSLLSVEESACEEFYNETTYRDEDQRYVVSLPKKGYLIDKFGDSRATALRRLEGLERRLARDSALKQQYCAFIREYIDMGHMIEVSEEPNQLAYYMPHHPVQKPDSTTTKLRVVFDASCRTSTGISFNEALMVGPVVQDDLLSIVLRFRFRKIAIVADIAKMYRMIRMNPSDQPLQRILWRFSPDEPVKSYQMTTVTYGTATAPYLATKSLQRLAEDGESSYPAAAAVIKKDVYVDDLMTGTDDPEEGAQLVSAVNILTNSAGFVLRKYCSNSSEILANIPSELRDERTTLELDSSTATVKTLGLIWEPSSDSFKFATPSWNSAPITKKSVLSDIARVFDPLGLIGPVVVQAKIFLQQIWKHKSDWDDPLPDSMQIFWEEYRRNLIALKSFSVPRWTGYLANLTSVELHGFCDASEAAYGACIYLRCISDKGSITVRLVTAKSKVAPLEDLARKKKKQSIPRLELSSALLLSHLYDKLRKSIPFTISAYFWTDSMIVKYWLASLPSRWQSFVGNRVSEIQHITKGGIWNHIAGAENPADIISRGMSPAQLQYQSLWLEGPSWLKFDRSTWPTVVEHPSEIDNSLLEEKPSSSLPTQAQSPSFVFDLHSSLPRLVRIVALLRRFIHNSKKQNRDTKRIGQVSLEEVDEALKELVKLSQGETFPEEMKALRSNHEIKTSSPLTSLNPVLVDGTMRVGGRLRHAAISEDRRHPFILHPKHPLTKTIMRHYHLKNFHAGQQLLISTGRERFWPIHIDSLARKVIFECVSCFRNKPKVQQQLMADLPPERVNADFVFNKVGVDLCGPFYVKYPVRKTSPIKCFVAIYVCLVTKAVHMEIVADLSTQSFLASFKRFTAIRSTPRLVMCDNAKNFVGADRELQELKRLFVDQQFQHTVITEAEVDGIEFKFIPPRSPNFGGLWEAAVKSFKRHFRRTVGNNPLTYDELHTVVHQISAILNSRPLTPLSNDPDDYQALTPGHFLVGRPITAFPEPDLQDLPQNRLSLWQEKEMFVQRIWQRWSTEYLSNLHNRTKWTKKRNNLHVGTMVLVMEENMPKQSWCLGRVTNCIPGSDGHVRVVLVKTKDTTLKRGISKICVLPIRDNFEELPSQKH; translated from the coding sequence ATGACTAGTGAATTAAAGGACCTCAAGAAGCAGGAGAAGCAGATAAAGTCAACGTTCGATGGAATACGAAAGTTCTTGGACCAGTACAAGGCGGAGAGGCATGAAGCACAAATTGCTACTAGATTGGAGATGTTGGATGCttcgatgaaaaaattttaCACCGTTCAACGCAAACTAGAGATCGTCCAGGAAGAGGAAGACGAGGAGACAAAGGAAACTCCTGAGCAGCGTCTTGAGCGGCAACAAAAACGAGATGATGCTAGCGCGGTTCAGACCTACTTTTTTGAAGATACTTTCTGCGATCTTAAGGCGAGTTTGAAGTCACTCCTGCCTCTTGAAACCGATCGTTCCATCGTCACTTCACAACCTTCAATTCCTACCAGCAACCTACCGGGAACGAATCCGCGAGTAAAGTTACCCGAAATTCGTTTACCTAGTTTTGGCGGACAAACTCGCGAGTGGGTCACATTTCGCGACACATTTCGTAGTTTGATCCATTTGAATGACCAACTCTCAACTATGGACAAATTCACCTACCTCCGCTCGTCCTTGACTGGAGATGCTTTTCAAGAGATTGGCTCTGTAGATGTGACAGCAGCGAACTACTCCGTAGCGTGGGACTTGCTTCAAAAACgctacgaaaacaaaaaattaatcgtGAAGGCCCATCTAGATGCCTTATTTAGCATTGAACCAATAAGAAGGGAGAGTTTTGAAGCGTTAAGCCAGTTGATTGCTGAATACGACCGCAACCTACTTCAACTTGAGAAGATTGGAGAAGAAACTGGGAGTTGGAGTACTATCTTATCTTACATGGTATGCTCTCGCCTCGACTCCAGTACCTTACGTCTTTGGGAGGCTCACCACGCATCAAAAGAGGTTCCTGCGTACGACGATTTGATGGATTTTCTTCGCCAACAATGCGCTGTGTTGCAATCCATTGCCCCTGTCAAACCAATCATGATTGAGCACAAACATCCTAGGTTTTCCGTCAGCCACACAACGGTCAGATCATCAAATCGTTGTCCCTTTTGCGGTGATGAGCAACATTCAGCTTTCAAATGCCAAAAATTCCTCAAGATGAAAGTTCCCGAGCGTCATGAGAAGGTCAAACGGAATGGATTATGCTTTAACTGCCTTTCTTCGTCGCACATGCTCCGTGCCTGCACCCGTGGGCATTGCCGCCAGTGCCAACACAAGCATCATACCCTGCTGCATCCAGTGAAAGTGAACAGTGCGCCTACTCCGAATAATCCACACGTGCCGAATCGACCATCTGAACTCACCAatctacaacaacaacaacaacaacaacaacaacatccacATGCCCAGAACACGACCACACCTACCAACCAGAGAAGTGCACAATCAAGCTCATACCCAGTAACACTGCTATCAAACCCACTACACACCACAGATCCCCTCTTCAACACACATGCATTACCAATAAACACCTACACCTCAATTCATCAAGTCCTCCTGTCAACCGCCTTGGTGCGCGTTACTGATCAACATGGAAATTCTTTGCTTGCAAGAGCACTTCTTGACTCGTGCTCAGAATATTGCTTTATGACtacaaatctttttaaaaaattggagcTGGTTGAAGCCTCTAGCTTCCTGTCCGTTGCTGGCATTGGAGGTTCGGTGGCAAGATCCAACAAAAGAGTTCACGCCACTATTCTGCCAAGGGATGACAACATCTCATCTTACCAGAAGATAATCGAGCTTCATGTTCTTCCCAAGCTCACCTCCAAACTTCCAACTCAATCTGTTAGTTTAGAGCAGCTGAATATTCCAGCGGATATCACGTTGGCAGATCCGGAATTCTACGAACCAGGACCGATAGACCTCATCATCGGAGCGGAGTATTACTACGATTTGCTTGCGGATGGCCGTAGAAAACTGGACGAGGACGGCCCGACTCTGCAGCAGACGGTGTTCGGTTGGGTTATCTCTGGCCGGGTACCCAACAGTCATCAGGTTGTTCCAAGATCTGTTGCCCATCCATGCTCAAATGTTGAGCTTCGAGAGACATTGACAAGATTTTGGGAATTAGAATCCTGCATTTCCAAAAGCTTGTTGTCTGTAGAAGAATCTGCGTGCGAGGAGTTCTACAATGAAACCACTTATCGAGATGAAGATCAACGCTACGTTGTTTCGTTGCCCAAGAAAGGATATCTTATCGACAAATTTGGAGATTCGAGAGCCACAGCACTTCGAAGACTCGAAGGTCTGGAGCGACGATTAGCGCGGGACTCGGCGCTAAAGCAGCAGTATTGTGCCTTTATTCGAGAATATATCGACATGGGTCACATGATTGAGGTATCAGAAGAACCGAACCAGCTGGCATACTATATGCCCCACCATCCTGTACAGAAACCTGACAGCACCACCACCAAGTTAAGGGTAGTCTTTGATGCCTCTTGCCGGACGTCGACGGGGATTTCTTTCAATGAGGCACTTATGGTCGGCCCAGTAGTACAGGACGACCTGCTTTCCATCGTTCTTCGTTTCCGGTTCCGCAAAATTGCAATAGTGGCAGATATTGCGAAAATGTATCGAATGATTCGCATGAATCCGTCCGATCAACCACTTCAGCGCATCTTGTGGCGGTTTTCTCCAGACGAACCTGTGAAGTCATACCAGATGACTACAGTTACCTACGGAACTGCTACGGCGCCATACTTGGCAACCAAATCACTTCAACGGTTGGCCGAGGATGGTGAAAGCAGttatccagcagcagcagcagtgatCAAGAAGGACGTGTATGTCGATGATCTGATGACAGGAACTGATGATCCAGAAGAGGGTGCCCAGCTTGTGTCAGCAGTCAACATTTTGACTAACTCAGCAGGATTCGTTCTCCGAAAGTACTGCTCTAATAGTTCTGAAATATTAGCGAACATCCCTTCAGAGCTGCGAGACGAAAGAACAACACTTGAACTTGATTCATCGACTGCAACAGTAAAAACGTTGGGTTTGATTTGGGAACCATCATCGGACAGCTTCAAATTTGCAACTCCAAGCTGGAATTCTGCTCCCATcacgaaaaaatctgttttatcCGACATTGCACGTGTTTTCGACCCCTTGGGATTGATTGGACCGGTAGTGGTGCaagcgaaaatatttttgcaacaaaTTTGGAAGCACAAGTCTGATTGGGATGATCCGCTTCCAGATAGCATGCAAATTTTCTGGGAGGAGTACCGTCGCAATTTGATTGCTTTGAAATCTTTTTCTGTGCCCAGGTGGACGGGCTATCTTGCAAACTTGACCAGTGTAGAGCTCCACGGTTTCTGCGACGCTTCAGAAGCAGCGTATGGAGCATGTATCTACCTTCGCTGTATATCAGATAAAGGGTCAATCACTGTTCGGCTCGTCACAGCAAAATCTAAGGTGGCACCCTTAGAAGATTTGGCTCGCAAGAAGAAAAAGCAATCGATTCCCAGATTAGAACTATCATCTGCCCTTCTTTTGTCCCACCTGTACGACAAACTGCGAAAAAGTATTCCGTTCACGATTTCTGCGTATTTTTGGACCGACTCCATGATTGTGAAGTATTGGCTCGCTTCACTTCCATCCCGATGGCAATCATTCGTGGGCAACAGAGTGTCGGAAATACAACACATCACCAAAGGCGGAATTTGGAACCACATCGCTGGTGCTGAGAACCCGGCAGACATCATCTCCAGAGGTATGAGTCCGGCACAGCTGCAGTACCAGTCACTGTGGCTTGAGGGCCCAAGCTGGCTAAAATTCGACAGATCAACTTGGCCAACAGTTGTTGAACACCCATCAGAAATCGACAACTCTCTGCTTGAAGAAAAACCATCATCATCCTTGCCGACTCAAGCTCAATCACCCAGTTTTGTATTCGATTTACATTCCTCTTTGCCACGTCTTGTTCGAATCGTTGCTCTGCTGAGAAGATTCATCCACAACTCCAAAAAGCAGAATCGTGATACTAAACGTATTGGTCAAGTATCACTAGAGGAAGTGGACGAAGCCCTGAAAGAGCTAGTTAAATTATCCCAAGGTGAGACCTTCCCCGAAGAGATGAAGGCTTTGCGCAGTAACCACGAGATTAAaacatcatccccccttacttcGCTGAATCCTGTGCTCGTGGATGGAACAATGCGCGTCGGTGGCCGGCTGCGTCACGCTGCCATTTCGGAAGACAGGCGACATCCATTTATTCTACACCCGAAACATCCTTTGACCAAAACTATCATGCGTCACTATCACCTGAAAAACTTCCATGCGGGGCAGCAATTGTTGATATCGACAGGTCGAGAGCGGTTTTGGCCAATTCACATCGACAGTTTGGCTCGCAAAGTAATATTCGAATGCGTTTCGTGCTTCCGGAATAAACCCAAGGTACAGCAGCAACTGATGGCAGATCTCCCACCAGAACGGGTGAATGCGGACTTCGTTTTCAACAAGGTCGGCGTTGATTTGTGTGGTCCTTTCTACGTTAAATACCCAGTTCGAAAAACATCTCCAATAAAATGCTTCGTGGCCATATATGTTTGCCTGGTGACCAAGGCGGTTCACATGGAAATCGTTGCTGATTTGTCGACTCAATCTTTCCTTGCATCGTTCAAACGCTTCACAGCCATCCGGAGCACTCCCAGACTAGTTATGTGCGACAACGCTAAGAACTTCGTCGGCGCTGATCGTGAACTTCAAGAATTGAAGAGGCTCTTCGTAGATCAACAATTCCAACATACCGTTATCACCGAAGCAGAAGTAGATGGCATCGAGTTCAAATTCATTCCACCCCGTTCTCCAAACTTCGGAGGCCTTTGGGAGGCGGCCGTAAAATCGTTCAAGCGGCATTTTCGAAGAACTGTTGGCAACAATCCACTCACGTATGACGAGCTTCACACTGTAGTTCACCAGATCTCTGCTATCTTGAATTCGCGACCGCTAACTCCACTTAGCAACGACCCCGATGACTACCAAGCGCTTACTCCGGGACATTTCCTAGTAGGCCGACCCATCACTGCATTCCCAGAGCCTGATCTTCAAGACCTTCCACAAAATAGACTGTCTCTGTGGCAAGAAAAAGAAATGTTCGTGCAGCGGATCTGGCAGAGGTGGTCAACAGAATACTTATCTAATCTACACAACCGTACTAAGTGGACCAAGAAACGCAACAACTTACACGTCGGAACGATGGTTCTGGTCATGGAGGAGAATATGCCGAAACAAAGTTGGTGTCTAGGCCGTGTTACCAACTGCATTCCGGGCTCAGACGGACACGTCCGGGTAGTGCTGGTGAAGACGAAGGATACCACTCTCAAACGGGGAATTTCTAAAATATGCGTCCTGCCAATTCGGGACAACTTCGAGGAACTACCATCGCAGAAGCACTAG